One Cucumis melo cultivar AY chromosome 8, USDA_Cmelo_AY_1.0, whole genome shotgun sequence genomic window, aaaataaaacagtttcacattttttagtacacttcaattcttttaacatCTACCGAAGCCATAAAGCTTGGCATCCAGCTGCAGCTAACGAGATATATTCTGCTTCGGTTGTAGAAATGGCAACAACAGAttgtttctttgaagtccatgaAAAAACATCTGAACCCATACTAAAAACATAAGCAGATATACTTTTATGATCATCCACATTACCACCCCAGTCACAATCACAAAAACCAAACAACACTGATTCTGAAACTTTCTtgtaataaattccaaaattaatGGTGCCAAGAATGTAACGAAGAACTCTTTTACCTGCTCCCCAATGACTTCTTTCCGGGTTTGTCATAAATCTGCTTAACATACTTACAGCAAAtaaaatatcaggtcttgttGCTGTCAAGTACATTAAGCTTCCAACTAAGCTTCGATACAAACTTGGATCGACTGCTTCTCCAATATCATCCTTGCACAATTTCAAATTTGCATCCATGGGAGTGTTGCAAGGTGAAGTATTTTCCATCcgaattttttttagtaaatcatGAGCATACTTTTGTTGTGAAATGACAAtttctccttcattttgattaacTTCAATTCCGAGAAAGTAGTGGATGAGACTCATATCACTCATCTCAAATTCCTTTTTCATGGAATTCTTAAAATCATCACACAAAAATTTATCATTTCCAGTAAAAAGTAAATCATCAACGTAAAGAGAAACGATGAGAAATTTGCCATACTTGTCTTCTTTGACATAGAGTGCATGCTCATATGGACATCTTCGAAATTCtgtctttagaaaaaaaactgTCTATACGACTGTACCAAGCTCCCGGAGCTTGCCCTCAATCCATACAAGGCTTTTTTCAATTTgtacacttttttttcttctccccTTTGCTCATAGCCCAAAGGTTGTGCAACAAATATCTCTTCCTTCAAGTGTCCATTCAAAAAGCGGattttacatccatttgataaactTTCCATCCATTTTGAGCAACTAATGACAAAATCAATCGAATGGTCTCAATTCTTATCACAAGGGCAAATATTTCTTCATAATCCACACCATATTCCTGCTTGTAGCCTTTTACAACAAGTCTTGCCTTGTAATTTTCAACATTACCATCTGACTTCAACTTTGTTTTGTACACCAATTTTACTCCAAGAGCTTGTTTGTTTGTCGGAAGCTCCCTCAACTCCCATGTTTCATTTCTTCTTATTGCATCAATTTAT contains:
- the LOC107991913 gene encoding secreted RxLR effector protein 161-like, whose translation is MDANLKLCKDDIGEAVDPSLYRSLVGSLMYLTATRPDILFAVSMLSRFMTNPERSHWGAGKRVLRYILGTINFGIYYKKVSESVLFGFCDCDWGGNVDDHKSISAYVFSMGSDVFSWTSKKQSVVAISTTEAEYISLAAAGCQALWLR